In Plasmodium relictum strain SGS1 genome assembly, chromosome: 7, the genomic stretch ttcataaataaattaCGCTTGCttacatatatatagagacatatataattttgtatGAAAAGCTATATGTACATATATTAAgaacaaaagaaaatattgcataagaataatattttatgaatattaaaaaattaaaatttcatgTAATGTTCTTAATTCTAAAGTTGTTAATAGGTGTAATATGGTGAGGAAATAATATgtgtaaaatatttttgtaacacataataaaaaacttcatattattaataatattataaaatttattcaatAAGAATTCTATAAacttttagaaaataaagttttatttcttatttttttttttttccatacAAGTGTCTGCTTTGGATATATTACAtctataaatatacataGTGCAAATTAAAAGATTTTCTTCTGAATATTTTAacacatttatataaaaatttttttttaaaaatattagtataagaaattttactttatattatgaaaatacaattttttctCTTCTGAAATATGAATAGTagaaaattcattttatattaaaaataaaaaaaaaaagttaaaaattaaaaaaatgtattaaaaaaaaatatttacatagaatatataaatagatatataggtataaatatatatttaattataaaaagaatgtgataaaacaatttaataaatactaAAGTGTTAACACagtataaattttataaattatctaataaaacaaaacaaaaaaagggtatatatattagataAGCATTTAAATGTTTTGAAATTTCAAATAAGTGTTCTTAAATATgcgaaaaaaaatatatattttttttaatggttcataaatttacttttaaaagtaaaatgttattttcatttttcgtaagtatatatatatataaatatatatttaaaacttttttctgttatttttaattatccCTTGGTATTTCTATATCTGCTGTAAAATCGTATTCAATAGATGGTATTACTCCAGAAATAAATTTCAGTAGAAATAATAGATATAAATCGTgtcttaaaaaataataataaaattgtttttttaataatttttttttttaaaaatcaatttttatattattttttctttccttttttttcttttttataccTAGGTTCTTTTCCATCGTTTAtccaattttttataattttcaacATAGCATCCGCATGTCTacacattaaaaaaaaaaaagaaattttatatatataacacatttttaaaaaaaataaaattcttatattaaaatgaattttttaatttattatgtaTAATAAATTACCTGCATGGATGAATAGACGCAGTCATAACTCCTGTACATGGGTGTGGATCATactggaaaaaaaaaagaaaaagaaatatatatctatagatatgaacaaattaaataatatagtaataaaaaatatataatatttgataattaaaattataatttagaaataatttataaaatgtttatctttaattttaacAGTGACTGTTTTGTAACTATAGTCTGCCAAAACGTCTTCAAAAATTTCTTCAGAATTTAAAGGATTTccattctatatatatatatatttaaagaaaaaaaaaattagaaatttagttaaaaattatataaaatgaaagaaaatttaCTTCATTATATCCAAATAGCCATATCCGAGGAGTTTGATAATATTTATCGTAAGTTATACTAACATCATATGTACGTATTTTCATAGTAtctatagaaaaataaaataaaaataattaaataatataaatttatctttatataataaaaaaatttatttatctaaaaaattatgtttacTATTTTTACTGCCATTTTGTATATTTCTAAAATAGTGACTTGAATTATCAACAGACGCAGGATCATTTTCCtgtatcaaaaaaaaaaaaaaagttatatattcatttaaaaaaaggattataatgtataaaagtttcttctttaaatatttccttttttctttttaacttttaaaaTACTATCTTCTATGtcgaaattatttatatcaataGCATCGTCATCATTATCATAGTgctataaaatttttttaaaaatttataccatatatatgttttctttacatttttttcttttttttttattttaaaaatttttttactttttcttcTCTTGATTTACTTGCACATAAAGGTACATTATATAagtctaaaaaaaaaaaatgctcgaaatttaaatatatttttcatataaaaaaatagagaaataaatattgtatactttctttttatttaaaaaaaaaaaaaaaaaagtatgtttttttaaatatatatttaattttatctttatacATTACATTCATTTATATCTGTAGCATTATTGTCTTCTTCATAACTAGGATGTATCCATTCATTTTCTAcaattttcttaaaataaaaatagatgtATATATAGATAGGATTTGATAgaatgtttatatttttcatgtaatgaattataattaaaatctatttttttctttttcaatttcTCTTTTATTCTCAATATTACTAAATCATTCATAATATGATTTAAGTCTTTTAATCTTTGTTTACAAGGAACGTTTCTAGTAATCAAAAATTGTTTTCCTTCTGGTAAATAAGAAACAGCTCTATCTATGTCTGCTTCTTGCCTtgtagaaaatatatataaaaatatctttatatatttaattgtttgaatattacatttttttttttttaccatTCCCATGTTTTAAACTTATGAACTAAAAAATCTCCTGCATCAACAAATTCTGTTGGTGTTAATGTtcctaaaaatattaatatatttataatgaacgaagaaagaaaaaaaaaattaaaataatatgttaattatttaacttctaatattatatttatttatttttaatttttttaaaacttattaaatatattatcatattattcttttttttctagtatttttttctttctacACATACAGGATCGcttatatacattttatatgtatgtatatacattttctaatataatataagaaaatgttattttttcaaatatttatttgtctttttattctaaaaatattaatatttttatttaaggaatatattttcctttttatttcaataatgaaatataaattttttagcaTATATCCCATTATAAATGGAagcataaatattttataaaacatataaattaaaataattttttaccatttttaataaatgaagaagTACTTGAAATAGGCTTAAAATACgaata encodes the following:
- the ATG3 gene encoding autophagy-related protein 3, putative, with translation MSDQLNVKHKIADTYRKLYSYFKPISSTSSFIKNGTLTPTEFVDAGDFLVHKFKTWEWQEADIDRAVSYLPEGKQFLITRNVPCKQRLKDLNHIMNDLKIVENEWIHPSYEEDNNATDINEYLYNVPLCASKSREEKHYDNDDDAIDINNFDIEDSILKENDPASVDNSSHYFRNIQNGNTMKIRTYDVSITYDKYYQTPRIWLFGYNENGNPLNSEEIFEDVLADYSYKTVTYDPHPCTGVMTASIHPCRHADAMLKIIKNWINDGKEPRHDLYLLFLLKFISGVIPSIEYDFTADIEIPRDN